Genomic DNA from Dermacentor variabilis isolate Ectoservices chromosome 6, ASM5094787v1, whole genome shotgun sequence:
CTACGCCGATCCAAAGAACCTGCACTTGTTTTCCGCTATCATTGGCGAAGGCTTGCGGCAATTAAACACGTCCGAGAATTCTTGAAAGTTGGCCACGAGTTCGTTACAGTTGACCATGGGCCATGATGTCGCCTTGTCGCCTCTCTTGGAGCAGGTCGTGCGGCAAAGAGTCATGAAGAAGACTTTCTCGTCGTCCAGCTCAGCAGTCAAGTTCGACTGGTAGCTCTTCAGCAACTGCTCGAGGAAGACCGCGTGCGCGACCTCTAGGGCCGCAATGTCAGTGCCTCGGACCCACTTCGTCGCGTGACCCGGGCTCTCCTCACACTGCTGCTTCAGCTCGAGCGCCTCCGTGGCGTTCCGAGAAATCCACGAGCCCGATTCGCTCACGCTTCCGTTGGGGTGCACGTACTGGTAGGCCTCGTCCAGCGCATTCATCAGCGCGAGCGAGTACAGAAAGCCGAGGCCGCCGTATAGCATGCCCAGAGTCCCTCGGCTGTAGTAGAGAGGAGCCGCCAGCGCCGCGATGGCGACGTCGACGACGTTAAGCTGCGACGTgtagtcggtgaggcggggcGTCAAGTTCGGTAGCAGCGCCTCCGCGTCGTACCGGCGTCGACCCACCGCCATCAGTCGCTCGCGCAGGCAGTAGCGAGCTCTGATCCAGAAGCTAACGGCGCTCGCCTCACTCTCCGGGCAGGACGCGTAAAGCTTTTCGAACGCGCCGGCCTCGTCGAAGGAGTCGCCCGTCGTCCCCGCCGCTAGTGCCGGGGGCCAGAGACGCACCGACGCCGACTCCAGCTTGAGCGCTAGGAACTGTGTCGCGTCCGGGTCCAACCAGGACGTCTCGCTCGCGAGAGCGGCGGCCTTCCGCGTCACCGTGCGAAGGACGAAGTGGGCGCGCGCGCTAGAGGAAAGCCGGATCCGAACGTAGAGCGCGGCCACCAGGTGGCTGTAGACGGCGTCGACCTCCATGGCGCACAGCGTCTCCAGGCGGGACGACGCGTCCGCGTGCGCCTCACCCGCAGCTGCGACGTCGTCCGATAGGAGCGTCCTGTCGAACAGGAGCGCGTAGTAGGTCTGCGCGAAATGCCAGGAGATGTGCGACAGGGCGTCCGCGTTGCCCGTGGAGTCGAGGAAgtcggcgaccgcgcgcagctgGGCGTCCGTGACGAGAACGTCGTCGTTGGGCGTCAGCGGCGCGTACGGCCGCAGGTGCTCGCTTAGCGCTGCTAGCCAGGGGCCGAACTCGAGCTTTGCCAGCTTGTCCGAAAGGCGTAACAGAGATGTAGGGGAGTGCGACCGGAACGTTGCAATCTCGTAGAGAACGGCTACAGCGTGTCCCTGAACGTGGGCGCTTCTCTGTATGGCCCCGTCGATGTCGGGTCCCGGCTGGTGGCCCGTCAGAAACGTGTAGACCATTTTCCAGTACCTGAGCACACGCCATGCATCTGTAGGGTTACGTTAAACTGCACAATGTCAATTAAGTAAGTTTACTTCAACGTAATGAGTGAGCAAGACAGATTTAACGgacttcgtcatttttttttgctgcaccgaACAAATGCAAGTGAGTGCATAACAATTTAACtccgaagaaaaataattggCAGAATCCATCGATGATTGTCGGCGGTAATgagtttagcattgaatcaatatagcgacacagcaGATATGGCCGCCGTCAAAACGAGTTATGTACGAGGCGTGTACCGCAGCGGGACCCTTCTTTCGCGTTTCCCTGAGAACACTCTGCGCCATCCAGCGCTGCCGCCGTGAAGCCTGTGTAAGCGACCTCCAAAATGCATGACGCGGCGGTGCGTGTAAACCCTTatagaaacgcgtcatgcagtAACCGGGATTCTTCTCCGCGCTTATTTCTtaagagttactgtatatgctgccAGATCTTTTACAGAATatacatacagtaactctattaTTTCTGTactcgctgcgccatctagtggcaccgccgagaagtccgcgcgtggcctccgagacgcgATGCGTGGCGCGTCGGTGCCCCTTATAGTTGGCGAGCCAAGTTAACAACAGGTGAATCGAAGCTCGTCACATGGCGCTTGCGTGGCGCATCTCGCTAAAGCGTTTGCACAAAACACGTTCGTTTAAAAAGCGGGACATAGACCCAGTCCATTTGTGGCACAGCCTTCTAAAGCATCTGGTTGCAGTCGAAGAGGAACCCTTGTgtgacgtgggctcgattccgcTCAATATCGGATAAccttaagggatctttttcgttgTTGTAGAGCGGCACAATATTCCCAGCGGCACATACTTTTACCCTATTTGCGTTAATGACATTCATTGAATAGCCGTCAGACACCTGCTGACACATCTAGTGAACCAAgttgacattaaaaaaagaaaaggttcgcCGAACACCAGCACAGACAGTGTGGCATATAACAAGTGCTCCATGTCGGCGTCCAGAGTTTCATATTGGTCAGCGGTACCTAGCCAGTCCCGCATCTATACAGTGACACCTGTTGACACAGTGACACCAGTGACACCTGTtggtgtgaaagaggttcgttgaagaactGC
This window encodes:
- the LOC142585328 gene encoding neprilysin-11-like isoform X1, yielding MLFAATVLQRAFFFSFFVSGLRVRPLRPVSSVTWTQFCPSYTCPQQRRQEVNVVNYSSSARDAKEWRRLAVLTSLAIVVVAAFTLIAYALPAPRLVRLVTRWCDTDDCRHHAALLTGGLNRSIDPCHDFEAYACSAWTPDARFPLLSNALDDVAIAWLTGLEELLDRGAKEIPAARKPRALFAACVASAAGQASAEDRQRFRKFLQELRLSWPEASASNVTARSVLVDLSLHWDVSLWFHIRVTRHPFATGARRIVFLPGRKSDVRLFVGNHARVMATDSYERYWKMVYTFLTGHQPGPDIDGAIQRSAHVQGHAVAVLYEIATFRSHSPTSLLRLSDKLAKLEFGPWLAALSEHLRPYAPLTPNDDVLVTDAQLRAVADFLDSTGNADALSHISWHFAQTYYALLFDRTLLSDDVAAAGEAHADASSRLETLCAMEVDAVYSHLVAALYVRIRLSSSARAHFVLRTVTRKAAALASETSWLDPDATQFLALKLESASVRLWPPALAAGTTGDSFDEAGAFEKLYASCPESEASAVSFWIRARYCLRERLMAVGRRRYDAEALLPNLTPRLTDYTSQLNVVDVAIAALAAPLYYSRGTLGMLYGGLGFLYSLALMNALDEAYQYVHPNGSVSESGSWISRNATEALELKQQCEESPGHATKWVRGTDIAALEVAHAVFLEQLLKSYQSNLTAELDDEKVFFMTLCRTTCSKRGDKATSWPMVNCNELVANFQEFSDVFNCRKPSPMIAENKCRFFGSA
- the LOC142585328 gene encoding neprilysin-11-like isoform X2: MTSATPSTQRRQEVNVVNYSSSARDAKEWRRLAVLTSLAIVVVAAFTLIAYALPAPRLVRLVTRWCDTDDCRHHAALLTGGLNRSIDPCHDFEAYACSAWTPDARFPLLSNALDDVAIAWLTGLEELLDRGAKEIPAARKPRALFAACVASAAGQASAEDRQRFRKFLQELRLSWPEASASNVTARSVLVDLSLHWDVSLWFHIRVTRHPFATGARRIVFLPGRKSDVRLFVGNHARVMATDSYERYWKMVYTFLTGHQPGPDIDGAIQRSAHVQGHAVAVLYEIATFRSHSPTSLLRLSDKLAKLEFGPWLAALSEHLRPYAPLTPNDDVLVTDAQLRAVADFLDSTGNADALSHISWHFAQTYYALLFDRTLLSDDVAAAGEAHADASSRLETLCAMEVDAVYSHLVAALYVRIRLSSSARAHFVLRTVTRKAAALASETSWLDPDATQFLALKLESASVRLWPPALAAGTTGDSFDEAGAFEKLYASCPESEASAVSFWIRARYCLRERLMAVGRRRYDAEALLPNLTPRLTDYTSQLNVVDVAIAALAAPLYYSRGTLGMLYGGLGFLYSLALMNALDEAYQYVHPNGSVSESGSWISRNATEALELKQQCEESPGHATKWVRGTDIAALEVAHAVFLEQLLKSYQSNLTAELDDEKVFFMTLCRTTCSKRGDKATSWPMVNCNELVANFQEFSDVFNCRKPSPMIAENKCRFFGSA